The following proteins come from a genomic window of uncultured Fibrobacter sp.:
- the hemC gene encoding hydroxymethylbilane synthase, translating into MAELLRIATRKSALAQAQTTLVAEAIVSANPGLAYELVPMTTEGDRRLDKSLASFGGKGVFIKELEVALLEGRADIAVHSLKDMPAEVMPEFKLAAVLQREDPRDAFIACGGVDGLKFMDLPSGSRIGTGSIRRVVQLKSLRPDLEYVPIRGNIQTRLSKLEELDGVVLAAAGLKRMGLEGQVTEYFSTEQMLPASGQGILAIETLSSVGHCGDSPKQSLAGILSRVNDADTNCIAVAEMAYLKALNAGCQFPVASFAEFADGSRTLKIRGIYWDEGSQRLIRAAAESASGFDGESLERRLQNARALGIRLAERIRESL; encoded by the coding sequence ATGGCTGAACTTCTCCGTATTGCCACCCGCAAAAGTGCCTTGGCCCAGGCCCAGACGACTCTGGTTGCCGAAGCCATCGTGTCGGCCAATCCGGGCCTTGCATACGAACTCGTGCCGATGACGACCGAGGGCGACCGCCGTCTTGACAAGTCGCTGGCGAGTTTTGGCGGCAAGGGCGTGTTCATCAAGGAACTTGAAGTCGCCCTGCTCGAAGGTCGCGCCGATATTGCGGTGCATAGCCTCAAGGACATGCCCGCCGAAGTCATGCCGGAATTCAAACTGGCCGCAGTCCTCCAGCGCGAAGACCCTCGTGATGCCTTTATTGCCTGTGGGGGGGTGGATGGCCTCAAATTCATGGACTTGCCGTCTGGCTCGCGCATCGGTACAGGGAGCATCCGCCGTGTGGTGCAGTTGAAATCGCTCCGTCCGGATTTGGAATACGTGCCCATTCGCGGGAACATCCAGACGCGCCTCTCGAAGCTCGAGGAATTGGATGGCGTGGTGCTTGCCGCCGCCGGTCTCAAACGCATGGGGCTTGAAGGCCAGGTGACGGAATACTTTAGCACCGAACAAATGCTCCCCGCATCGGGCCAGGGCATCCTTGCGATAGAGACGCTGAGTTCCGTCGGTCACTGCGGCGATAGCCCGAAGCAATCTCTTGCCGGCATCCTTTCCCGTGTGAACGACGCGGACACCAACTGTATCGCCGTTGCCGAGATGGCGTACTTGAAGGCCCTCAATGCCGGGTGCCAGTTCCCCGTGGCCAGTTTCGCAGAATTTGCGGACGGTAGCCGCACCTTGAAAATTCGCGGAATTTATTGGGACGAGGGAAGCCAGCGCCTAATTCGCGCCGCTGCGGAATCTGCCTCCGGTTTTGACGGAGAATCGCTTGAAAGGCGGCTCCAGAATGCCCGTGCGCTTGGAATCCGCCTTGCAGAACGGATTCGGGAATCCCTTTAA
- a CDS encoding CotH kinase family protein — protein sequence MELTRLIPFLLLCASFVLGGCYWEETEKHPDYLPLDDSEYPYAGLPRLVIETEDFARIRDRETEHRSYFQIYGERQPESEVLALNVHGRGNSSFKMPKYGMKLEFVDKVSLFGMPKSRDWVLVGNFGDKTHLRNYMAFRLSEWLGASYTPRACYVELYLNREYKGLYLLTESVKVAKERVNIPQNDSSFFFEKEGDTKYDDPYIVTNENNIFHIRSPHEASEYSQSLLLDHLNAFERYLSNSGWTTSDITEWVDMESYALYYWVQEFSKNEDGNFSRSIFMTWEKDGPIRFGPLWDFDLAFGNESREDVMPSSEWYIRSYSWNAKIFWVPGVRNQMANYWNENKEKFRALIDSVPVYRTIIERALKNEYKRWPIIGNTENWALKAPYDSYDEAVESMVRWMKERYDWIEGNL from the coding sequence ATGGAATTGACAAGGCTCATCCCTTTTTTGCTATTGTGCGCATCCTTCGTTTTAGGGGGATGTTATTGGGAGGAGACGGAAAAACATCCTGATTATTTACCGCTCGACGATTCGGAATACCCTTATGCAGGGTTGCCGAGGCTTGTCATTGAAACAGAAGACTTTGCCCGCATCCGTGATAGAGAAACGGAACACCGCTCCTATTTCCAGATTTATGGCGAGCGCCAGCCAGAAAGTGAAGTTTTGGCCTTGAATGTCCATGGTCGTGGGAATTCCAGCTTTAAAATGCCCAAGTACGGGATGAAACTTGAATTTGTGGACAAAGTGTCTTTATTCGGGATGCCCAAGAGCAGAGACTGGGTCCTTGTCGGAAACTTTGGCGACAAGACGCATTTGAGAAATTACATGGCGTTTCGGCTATCGGAATGGTTGGGGGCAAGCTATACTCCGAGGGCCTGCTATGTGGAGCTTTACCTGAATCGAGAATACAAGGGCCTTTACCTCCTCACGGAGTCGGTCAAGGTGGCAAAAGAACGCGTCAATATTCCACAGAACGATTCCAGCTTCTTTTTCGAAAAAGAAGGCGACACGAAATATGACGATCCTTACATTGTAACGAATGAAAATAACATTTTCCACATCCGGTCACCCCATGAAGCATCTGAATACTCCCAGTCTTTATTGCTAGACCACTTGAATGCTTTTGAACGGTATCTTTCCAATTCCGGTTGGACGACTTCCGACATTACCGAGTGGGTAGACATGGAGTCTTATGCGCTTTATTACTGGGTCCAGGAATTTTCCAAGAACGAGGATGGCAATTTTTCGCGGAGCATATTCATGACTTGGGAAAAAGATGGGCCGATCCGTTTTGGCCCGCTTTGGGATTTTGACTTGGCCTTTGGCAATGAATCCCGCGAAGACGTGATGCCCTCGTCGGAGTGGTATATCCGCAGTTACAGTTGGAATGCGAAAATCTTTTGGGTCCCTGGGGTGAGGAACCAGATGGCGAACTATTGGAATGAAAATAAAGAAAAGTTCCGGGCCCTGATAGACAGTGTACCTGTGTATCGCACAATCATAGAACGGGCCCTCAAGAACGAATACAAACGGTGGCCGATTATAGGCAATACCGAGAACTGGGCGCTCAAGGCTCCGTACGATTCCTATGACGAGGCTGTTGAATCTATGGTCCGGTGGATGAAGGAACGCTACGACTGGATTGAAGGCAATCTCTAA
- a CDS encoding SDR family oxidoreductase → MIDVKGKWTLVTGGCRGVGRLTAIEMAKLGANIIVQGRDKAHAEPVLAEIKKYGVEARAVGCNLENETEIDAALAEIDSWGVQVDLVFNNAGLMSHYFTDYLTNTMEDFHHAMAVNFYAPVKIAYHFLPGMIKRGFGRMQLTTSGIANEPELMGYACAKAALTKFVKDFACKLNGTDVMMNVMDPGWLRTDLGGPNAPNAPETVIPGSMVSVLLDDKKSGRWFSAQEFTGMSLADAIEKGRKVE, encoded by the coding sequence ATGATTGACGTTAAGGGCAAATGGACCTTGGTTACTGGTGGCTGCCGTGGGGTAGGCCGTCTCACCGCCATAGAGATGGCGAAACTCGGAGCGAACATCATCGTGCAGGGGCGCGACAAGGCCCATGCCGAACCGGTACTTGCCGAAATCAAGAAATACGGTGTCGAAGCGCGTGCCGTGGGCTGCAACCTCGAAAACGAAACCGAAATCGATGCTGCCCTCGCTGAAATCGACAGCTGGGGCGTGCAGGTGGACCTCGTGTTCAACAACGCGGGCCTCATGAGCCATTACTTTACCGACTACCTCACCAACACCATGGAAGATTTCCACCATGCGATGGCCGTGAACTTCTACGCCCCCGTGAAGATTGCCTACCACTTTTTGCCGGGCATGATCAAGCGCGGCTTTGGCCGTATGCAGCTCACTACGAGCGGCATCGCCAACGAACCTGAGCTGATGGGCTACGCCTGTGCGAAGGCTGCCCTCACCAAGTTCGTGAAAGATTTCGCCTGCAAGCTGAACGGCACCGACGTGATGATGAACGTGATGGACCCAGGTTGGCTCCGCACCGATCTCGGTGGCCCGAATGCACCCAACGCTCCCGAAACCGTGATACCGGGTTCCATGGTGTCCGTCCTGCTTGACGACAAGAAGAGCGGCCGCTGGTTCAGTGCCCAGGAATTTACAGGCATGAGCCTCGCTGACGCTATCGAAAAAGGCCGTAAGGTGGAGTGA
- the hemA gene encoding glutamyl-tRNA reductase: MRKIYMAGMSHKVAEIAVREKFYIPMDVKSEALAHSPFDELLILATCNRTEVYVASDRDIGEAEIVRYVCDLARQSYEDFAKFFYFKSGDEVAHHVMNVCAGLDSVAMGEDQILHQIGRAYETALKFGATGNSLNKLFQGAIHTTKRIKTETNLSKLSCNIPFLAMKQVQHSFDDLENRTVYIVGLGEMGSLMLKYVQENTTKIFASSRTFANAQKFADVLTPVKFEDRYQVLGQCDVVILCSACQEPIVTKNEFEKAGGRARLVIDLGSPRNAEASIGELPGVQYVCVDDLEKIVSENRRLRMVELEAAQKILKEGLDEFLQWYRMDDIAKEIHLLAEKTVQTADMECEKLLRSLPEVSEVDRSRIQMMYVRFAKKMVNEYLYKVKECNPLDDVRTYLKCLRGGK, encoded by the coding sequence ATGCGCAAGATTTACATGGCAGGTATGAGCCACAAGGTGGCCGAAATTGCAGTCCGCGAGAAGTTCTACATCCCGATGGATGTGAAATCGGAAGCGCTTGCCCATTCTCCTTTTGACGAACTCCTGATTTTGGCGACTTGCAACCGCACCGAGGTCTATGTGGCGTCGGACCGCGATATTGGCGAGGCGGAAATTGTACGTTACGTGTGCGACCTGGCCCGCCAAAGCTACGAAGATTTTGCGAAGTTTTTCTATTTCAAGTCGGGAGACGAAGTTGCCCACCATGTGATGAACGTGTGTGCGGGGCTTGATTCCGTGGCGATGGGCGAAGACCAAATTCTGCACCAGATTGGCCGCGCTTACGAGACCGCTCTCAAGTTCGGGGCGACGGGCAACAGCCTCAACAAGTTGTTCCAGGGCGCTATCCATACGACCAAGCGCATCAAGACGGAAACTAACCTGAGCAAACTCAGCTGCAACATTCCGTTCTTGGCGATGAAGCAGGTGCAGCATTCCTTCGATGACCTCGAAAATCGCACGGTGTATATCGTGGGCTTGGGCGAGATGGGATCGCTCATGCTCAAGTACGTGCAGGAAAATACGACGAAGATTTTTGCGAGCAGCAGGACGTTCGCGAATGCCCAAAAATTTGCTGACGTGCTGACTCCCGTCAAGTTCGAAGACCGTTACCAGGTGCTTGGCCAGTGCGATGTGGTGATTTTGTGCAGCGCATGCCAGGAACCGATTGTCACGAAGAATGAATTTGAGAAGGCGGGGGGCAGAGCGCGCCTTGTCATTGACCTCGGTAGCCCGCGCAATGCCGAGGCCTCCATCGGCGAACTCCCCGGCGTGCAGTACGTGTGCGTCGATGACCTCGAAAAGATTGTCTCCGAGAACCGTCGCTTGCGCATGGTCGAACTGGAAGCCGCGCAGAAAATTTTGAAGGAAGGCCTGGACGAATTTTTGCAGTGGTACCGCATGGACGACATTGCTAAGGAGATTCACCTGCTTGCCGAAAAAACGGTGCAGACGGCTGACATGGAATGCGAAAAGCTGTTGCGCTCGTTGCCCGAGGTGTCGGAAGTCGACCGCAGCCGCATCCAGATGATGTATGTGCGTTTCGCCAAGAAGATGGTGAACGAGTATTTGTACAAGGTAAAGGAATGCAATCCGCTCGATGACGTGCGGACATACCTCAAGTGCCTGCGCGGAGGTAAGTAA